In Streptomyces sp. 71268, the DNA window CCCCCGTGCTGTGCGTCGATCGCGCCGTACTGGACGAACCCCTTGCCGTCGAGTTCGCCAGCGGTGACCTTGAACTGCTGGCCGGAGACGCTGAACGATGCTGCCAGCGCCCCCTGTGAGAGGGCCACACCGATGGCGGCCGTCGCAGCGACGCTGGGCACCATGACGACGGCGAACCGCTTCCATCTGGTCCCGCCACGAGCCAGGGACTCCATGACTTTCCTCCTTCTCGGACGTACATCTCCAAATCCGAGCCCGCCGCCGTGATCACGGCGACCCTGATCTGAGATGGGAGAAGTGCTACGTCCTCGGGAAGGAGAGCGCCCGCGCCGGGCAGGGTGCACCCGGATCACCGGCGATCACCCCCGAGCGACAACCACTGCCGCGCTGGGCGCGCGGCCTTGCCGGACAGGCCCTGCCGCGCGGGCAGAGACCCCCCTGTCCTAAGACCGGCTCGACTGCCGCCGGCCCGCTCGGTGGGGACCCACGAACCCTCATCCCCGGCTGGCTGCCGCGGCGTTGGAATGGACCGAGCTTGGCCGATCGTGGTCCATCCACGGCTTCGACACAAGGGGTTCATTACTTGCGAGTAACGCCCGGATAACCGAAGCGGCGCTGGCCGATATCGGCCGCACACACAGGGTCGCCGGGCAAGCGCCGGAAAGTAACGGATAAGCCGTTAAAAACCAGACATAAGGCCGGCGTTCACTTACTACGAGTAACAGCGGTCGCGATTACCAAGTTTTGGTAAAGCGCGACCGCTGCTTCGTTTGGATCAGTGTGTGTCGACGGTGTGAAAGAACGGCGTCAGAACAGCACGCGAGCGAGCGCGCCACGCGCGGTGACGACTCGCGGGTCGTCGGCGCCGATCACCTCGAAAAGCTCCAGCAACCGCAGTCGGGCACGCTCCCGGTCGTCACCCACCGTCCGCTTGACGAGGTCAACCAGTCGCCCGAAGGCGTCCTCCACGTGCCCGCCGACCAGGTCGAGGTCGGCCGCCGCGAGTTGCGCGTCCACATCGGTCGGGCGGTCGGCGGCGTCCTTGCGCACCTGCTGCGCGTCCAGTCCCTGCACCCGGCCCAGCAACTGGGCCTGCGCGAGGCCCAGCCTGGCCTCCGCGTTGCCCGGGTCGTCGGCCAGCACGTTCTGGTACGCGCGCTCGGCGCCGCCCAGGTCGCCCGCGTCCAGGGCCTGGTGCGCGGCCGAGAGCGCCGCGTCGTGCGGGCCGGGGGGCTGCTCGGCGGCCTCGGGGAGGTCCGCGATCGCGTCCGGGTCCACCGGCGCGCCGACGATGCCGAACTGCTGCTCGGCGGCCTGGATGAGCTGGTCGAGCACCTGCCGGATCTGCGCCTCGGGGGCCGCCCCCTGGAACAGCGGCACCGGCTGACCCGCGACCACGGCGAAAACGGCCGGAATGCTCTGCACACCGAACTGCTGGAAGAGCGCCTGGTTCGCCTCGACGTCGATCTTCGCGAGGACGAACCGGCCCGCGTACTCCTGCGTGAGCCGCTCCAGGATCGGGCTGAGCTGCTTGCACGGCCCGCACCAGTCGGCCCAGAAGTCGATGACGACGGGGACCTCGGTGGAGCGCTGGAGGACCTCCTGCTGGAAGCCCGCCTCGTCAACGTCGATCACCAGTCGCACGGAGCCGGGGGCCGCGCCCCCCTGGGCCGACCGCTGGGCCCGTGCCTGCTCCGCCTTCTGCTTGGCCTCCCCGGCCGCCTTCACAGCGGCGAGGTCGACTACTCCCATGGGCAAATTCCGTGGCTGCATGAGTACATCCTCCCCCCTCCGCGCGGCGATCGGAAAACACTTCGCGTCATGCGCGCACCGGGCCCCCGTCGACGCTCCGCCGGCGTGCGGAGCGAGGGAGCGGGCCCAGCGGTGAGGCCCCGGGGGCCTCGGGTGCGAGCGCCGGGTCCCCACCCGGGCGCCGCACGCTGTCTTTGGCGTGGCTGCCACTCTTTCGCTACGAGTCGTAGCGTAACTGTCAGCCCCCAGCCGCCGACAAGGCGTTCGAACGATACGGTTCGTGATCTCGCTCACGACGCTCCACTCCACACTGGTTACCCGGGGGTAAGGTCGCCCGCATGCCGTGTCCCACGCACCGCCGCCGCACCGGCCGTACCGGTCGGCCTCGCAGCACGGAGGCCAACCGGGCGATCCTCGACGCGACCCGCGCCGCGCTGGTCGAACTGGGCTGGGGGAAGCTCACGATGAGCGACGTCGCGGCCCGGGCCAAGGTTGCGAAGACCACCCTCTACCGCCGCTGGGCGGGCAAGAGCGAGCTGGTCGTGGACGCGGTGGCGGACCTGTTCGACGAGCACCTGGAGCTGCCCGACCGGGGCAGCCTGCACGCCGACGTGGAGGGCGTGGTCCTCCAGTTCGCCGCGCTCCTGGAACGCCCCGAGACCAAGACGGCCCTGATGGCCGTGGTCGCCGAGTCCACCAGGGACGAGGCGCTGCGCGACCGCATCCGGTCGGCCATCGTGGAGCGGCAGAAACGGCTGGTTCTGCTCGGCCGCGAGCGCGCCCAGGCCAGAGGCGAACTCCCCTTCGACGCCGACCCGTCGGTGGCCGCCAGCCAGGCCGACCTGATCTTCGACCTGATCGCCGGCACGGTCGTACACCGAGCCCTGGTCAGCGCCGAACCGGTGGACGCCGAGTGGGCCGCCACCTTCAGCACCCTGGTGGTCAGCGGCGTCCAGGCCACCCTCGGCGCCGCCGGCACCGCCACCGCCGCCGGCGCCACCACGAACGCCGCGCCGCCCGTGACCAACCCGTCCCGCGACCCGGCCGAATCGCCGTCGGGCTGACCGCCGAACGGCCGGATGGCGCGTATGCCGCGACGCCGGGAGGGGGCACGCTCCCGGCATGACCCGACGCCACCTCGTACCACTGCCGACCGCCGCGCCGTGGCGCGGACCCCGCCGCGGCGCGACCACGGTCGCCGCCGCCCTGCTCGTGGCCGCCTGCGCCGCGCCCGCGCTGGCCGTCCCGCCCCCGCCGCGCCCCACCGCCCCGGTCCCGGCCCCGGCCCCGCTCGCGACAGCGGCCCCGCTCGCGACCAGCCCGGCCACCACCGACGCGGGCGCGGGCGCCCACGCCCGGTACGGCCGTGGCACCCTGCGGTCGGTCACCCCGCTGGCGCGCCTGTCCCGGGACGAGGTCGCCCACGCCGTCGGCGAGCACGGTGTGGACGTCTCCTCCGTACGCCACGGCATCGCCACCCACCGGATCGAGTACGCGACCATCACCCCCACCGGCGAACCCACCACCGCGTCCGCCCTGCTCACCCTCCCCGACGGCGGCGGCCACGCGCTGTCCACCGTCGCCGAGTTGCACGGCACCGTCGCCCACCGCGAGGACGCGCCCTCCGTCGGCGACAACGTCACCCGGCTCGGCGCCTACCTGTACGCGGCCGGCGGCCGGGCCACCGTGGCCCCGGACTACCTGGGCCTGGGCACGAGCCCCGGCACCCACCCGTACATGGACACCGCCTCCTCCGTCTCCGCCTCGCTGGACGCGCTGCGCGCCGCCCGCACCGCCACCGCCCGCCTCGGCCGCGCGCTCACCGGCGAGGTGCACGTCACCGGGTTCTCGCAGGGCGGCCAGGTCGCCATGGGCCTCGGCCGCGCACTCGCCCACGGCGCCGACCGGCACCTGCGCCTGCGCTCGCTGACCCCGGTCAGCGGCCCTTACGACATCGCGGGGCAGGAGCTGCCCGCGATCTTCGACGGCCGCGTCGACGACGGCTCGGCCGTCTTCTACCTCGCGTACTTCCTGACCGCCCAGAACCGGCTGCACCCCCTCTACGACGACCCGCGCGAGGTCTTCCGCCAGCCGTACGCGGACCGGATGGAGACGCTGTTCGACGGCGAGCACAGCGACGAGGACGTCGCGCGCGGCCTGCCGGCCACGGTCGACGCCCTGCTCACCGAGGAGTGGAAGGCACGCCTCCAGCACCCCACCGGCACCCTCGCCGAGGTCATCGAGGGCATCGACGGCACCTGCGCGTGGCGGCCCCGGGTGCCGGTGCGGCTGCACACCGCCGCCGGCGACCGCGACGTACCGACCGGCAACACCACCTCGTGCGCGAGCGAGCTGCGTCGGCGCGGCGCCCACCCGGAGGTCGTCCGGCACGGCGACGTGGACCACCTGCGCGGCTACCTCGGCGCGCTCTCCGACAACGCGCGCTGGCTGGCCCACCACGGTTAGCGGCCGATCATCCGTCAGGTTGAGGCGCGCACCACCGCTCCCCTACGGGAAAGGCCCACCATGATCCGGGGGCTACCCCGATGGTGGCGCGGTGCTCGGTGACCAACCATCGGATCATGACCTCACGCAGCAGTCGCACCCCTTCCCGCGGCGGCATCGGACTGACCGCCGTCGCCACCGCCGTGCTCGCCGCCGTGTGCGCGGCCCCGGCGCTGGCCGCTCCGTCGGCGGCGACCACCGACCGACCGGAGACGACCCGCGCCGGGCAGCCGCACGGCGACCGGGCGCGCGGCACCCTGCTGTCGGTGACCCCGCTCCAGCAGGTGACGCGCGAGGAGGTCGCCCGGGTCGTGAAGGCCAACGGCACCGACGCGTCCACGGTGCGCTACGGCGTCTCGACGTACCGCCTCACCTACGCGACCATCACCCCCACCGGCGAACCCACCACCGCGTCCGCGCTGTTCGCCCTCCCCGACGGCGGCGGCAAGCGGCTGTCCACGGTGGCCGAACACCACGGCACCATGGCCTTCCGGGGTGGCGCGCCCTCCACCGGCGACGACTTCTCCACGCTGGCCGCGTGGCTGTACAGCGCGGGCGGCCGGGCCACCGTCGCCCCCGACTACCTGGGCCTTGGCACCGGTCCCGGCACCCACCCGTACGTGGACACCGCCTCCTCCGTCTCGGCCTCCGTCGACGCGCTGCGGGCCGCGCGCCAGGCCGCCGCCCAGCACGGCCGCACGCTCACCCGCGACGTCCACGTGACCGGCTTCTCGCAGGGCGGCCAGGTGGCCATGGCCGTGGGCCGCGAGCTGAGCCGGGGCGTGGACCGACACCTGCGGGTGCGCTCGCTGGCCCCGGTGGCCGGTCCGTACGACATCGCGGGGCAGGAACTGCCGGCGATCTTCGACGGCCGCATCGACGACGGCTCGGCCGTCTACTACCTCTCGTACTTCCTGACCGCGCAGAACCGGCTGCACCACCTCTACGACGACCCGCGCGAGGTCTACCGCGAGCCCTACGCCTCGACCGTGGAGACGCTGTTCGACAACGACCACACGGAGGAGGAGATCGCCAAGGGGCTGGCGCCCGACATCAAGGCGCTGCTCACCGACGAGTGGGCCGAGCGGCTCAAGCACCCGACCGGCAAGCTCGCCGAGGTCATCGAGCGCAACGACGGCGTCTGCGACTGGGCGCCCACCGCGCCGGTGCGGCTGCACACCTCCACCGGCGACCGCGACGTGCCCATCGGCAACACCACCTCCTGCGTCAGGTCGCTGGCCGAGCACGGGGTGCGGGCCAAGGTGACCGACCACGGCGACCGCGACCACGGCGACACCTACCTGCGCGCGATCGGGCAGAACGCGAACTGGTACGCGCGCCTGGGCTGAGCCGCCTGGGCCCAGCCGCCGGGCACCGGCCGGTGACGCGCCGGAGGCGGCCCGCGCACCCCGTCGGGTGTGCGGACCGCCTCCGGTCTCGCTGTCGGTGGGCCGCCGGTCAGAAGCCCACGGGCTCCGTCCAGCCGCCCCACTCCTCGCGGAGCACGCCGCAGATCTCGCCCAGGGTGGCCTCGGCGCGGACGGCGGCGAGCATCGGCTCGATCATGTTGGAGCCGTCCCGCGCGGCGGCGAGCATCGCGTCCAGCGAGGCGGAGACCACGGCCTCGTCGCGCTCGGCCTTGCGCCCGCCGAGCACCCGTACCTGCTCGCGCTCGACCTCGTGACTGACCCGCAGGATCTCCAGGTCGCCGGTGACCGAGCCGTGGTGGCAGTTGACGCCGACGACGCGCTTCTCGCCCTTCTCCAGGGACTGCTGGTACTGGAAGGCGGACTCGGCGATCTCGCCGGTGAACCAGCCGTCTTCGATGCCGCGCAGGATGCCGGAGGTGATCGGCCCGATCGGGTGCTGCCCGTCGGGCACCGCGCGCCGGCCCCGCTCCTTGATCTGCTCGAAGATCTTCTCCGCGTCGGCCTCGATCCGGTCGGTCAGCGCCTCGACGTACCAGGAGCCGCCCAGCGGGTCGGCCACGTTGGCGACGCCGGTCTCCTCCATCAGCACCTGCTGGGTGCGCAGCGCGATCTCGGCGGCCTGCTCGCTGGGCAGCGCCAGGGTCTCGTCCAGGGCGTTGGTGTGCAGCGAGTTGGTGCCACCGAGCACGGCGGACAGCGCCTCGACGGCCGTGCGCACCACGTTGTTGTACGGCTGCTGCGCGGTCAGCGAGACGCCGGCGGTCTGGGTGTGGAAGCGCAGCCACTGCGCCTTCTCGGAGGTGGCGCCGTACACGTCGCGCATCCAGCGCGCCCAGATGCGGCGGGCCGCCCGGAACTTGGCGATCTCCTCGAAGAAGTCGAGGTGCGCGTCGAAGAAGAAGGACAGCCCCGGCGCGAAGGTGTTGACGTCCAGGCCACGGGAGAGCCCCAGCTCCACGTACCCGAAGCCGTCGGCCAGCGTGTAGGCCAGTTCCTGCGCGGCCGTGGCCCCGGCCTCGCGGATGTGGTAGCCGGAGACGGAGAGCGGCTTGTACGCCGGGATGTGCTGGGCGCAGTGCTCCATCAGGTCGCCGATGAGCCGCAGGTGCGGCTGCGGGGGGAACAGCCACTCCTTCTGGGCGATGTACTCCTTGAAGATGTCGGTCTGCAGGGTGCCGTTGAGCACGCGCGGATCGACGCCCTGGCGCTCGGCGGCGACCAGGTACATGCAGAACACGGGCACGGCGGGCCCGCTGATGGTCATGGAGGTGGTCACGTCGCCGAGCGGGATGTCCTTGAAGAGGATCTCCATGTCGGCGGCCGAGTCGATGGCCACGCCACAGTGCCCGACCTCGCCGAGGGAGCGCTCGTCGTCGGAGTCGCGGCCCATCAGGGTCGGCATGTCGAAGGCGACGGAGAGGCCGCCGCCGCCCGCGTCGAGGATCATCTTGTAGCGCTCGTTGGTCTGCTCGGCGTTGCCGAAGCCGGCGAACTGGCGGATGGTCCAGGTTCGGCCCCGGTAGCCGGTGGGGTGCAGGCCACGGGTGAAGGGGAACTCACCGGGCCAGCCGATGCGGTCGAAGCCCTCGACGGTGTCGCCTGGCGCCGGGCCGTACACCGGCTCGACGGGGTCTCCGGAGAGCGTGGTGAAGTCGGCGTCGCGCTTGCGTGCCGCGTCGAACCGGGCCTGCCAGCGACGGCGGCCCTCCTCAATGCCTTCGGCGTCCATGCCAGCAAATTTACTTGGACGTCCTAGTAATTGTCGATGCCGAACCGCGTCACGCCGCCGTTCGGCGCCCGGCAGCGGGCGCCGAAGTGGGCATCGGCCCAGGTGGCGGCGGTTTCGAAGGCGGGTGGACGGATTCGCGGGGGGCCAGCCAGTGAGACGGCGCCGGCCGACCGGTGAGAGCCGTTGAGGCGTCGGCGCCAGCCACGGCCCGCGCCGCCGCTCAGGCCCGGGCGGGCTCCGTCTCCGGGGCCTCGATCAGCGGCTCGACGTCCTGGGCGACCTTGCGCTCGACGAAGAACGCGGCCGTCGGGATGGTGCCGGACACCAGCACCCACAGCAGCCGGCCAAACGGCCACCTGGCCTTCTGCCCCAGGTCGAAGGCGAAGATCAGGTAGATGATGAACAGCACACCGTGGATCTGCGAGATGACCAGGGTCGCGTCGGCGCCCTTGTCGAAGCCGTACTTGAAGATCATGGAGGTGCAGAGCACCAGCAGCATCACGGCGGTGATGTAGGCCATCACCCGGTAGCGGGTCAACACGCTTCGCTTCATGAGATCGAGCGTAACCGCCCGTACCGGACGGATCTTGGCCGGCCCGGGTCGGGGGCGCGGTGGTTCAGCGCGGCGTGGAAGCGGCGGCGTCATGGGCGGTCTGGGGGCCGGTCGCGGGGGCGCTGTCGGGGCCGGCCCCGGCGGCGGTGGTGCCGGTCGTCACGGGCCCGGCGGCCTCGGCGGCGAAGTCGCCGGACGCCACGCGCAGTGGGCGCAGCAGGGCGAAGATCTCCGCGCACTGCCGCGCGTCGTAGGCCCCGAGCCCGAACTCCATGTCCATCAGGTCCTTGGTGGCGGCCTCCACCACCTCGCGCCCCTTGTCGGTGATCGAGGCCAGGGTGCCCCGGCCGTCGTTCGGGTTCGGGCGCTTGGCCACCAGGCCCGACCTGACCAGCCGGTCCACCGTGTTGGTGACCGAGGTCGGGTGGACCATCAGTCGCTCGCCGATCTTCGACATGGGCAGCTCGCCGGCCTGGCTGAAGGTGAGCAGCACCAGCGCCTCGTAGCGCGCGAAGGTCAGCCCGTACGGCTTGACCACCGCGTCGACCTGGCCCAACAGGATCTGCTGGGCGCGCATGATCGAGGTGATGGCGGCCATCGACGGCGTGGAGCCCCAGCGCTCCTGCCAGAGTTCGTCGGCCCGGGCGATGGGATCGAAGGCGAGACTGAGCGGTTTTGCCACGCCACCGACCCTACCGGCCGGTCATATGGCGGTCAGCCCCGTCTCAGACTTCGGGCGCCGCACCCCGCCGGCCGACGGGACGGGGCGCGGCGCCCGAAGGGGCCGGGCCCTGGCGGGACGGCCGGGCCCGGACTGGGGCCGTGGCGGGGCCCGCCGGGCGGCGTCAGCCCTTGCGCTCGAAGACGACCTCCGGGTTGGCCGGGCTCTCCCCGTCGAGCAGCGGCTGCGGCACGCCGCGCAGGTGCTGCTCGAAGAAGGCGGCCACGTAGGCGCGGGTGATCTGCTGGGAGCGGGTCCCGGAGAGCGGGGCCATCGGGTCTGTGTAGCCGAACTGCTCGGCCAG includes these proteins:
- a CDS encoding TetR/AcrR family transcriptional regulator; the encoded protein is MPCPTHRRRTGRTGRPRSTEANRAILDATRAALVELGWGKLTMSDVAARAKVAKTTLYRRWAGKSELVVDAVADLFDEHLELPDRGSLHADVEGVVLQFAALLERPETKTALMAVVAESTRDEALRDRIRSAIVERQKRLVLLGRERAQARGELPFDADPSVAASQADLIFDLIAGTVVHRALVSAEPVDAEWAATFSTLVVSGVQATLGAAGTATAAGATTNAAPPVTNPSRDPAESPSG
- a CDS encoding DUF3817 domain-containing protein — encoded protein: MKRSVLTRYRVMAYITAVMLLVLCTSMIFKYGFDKGADATLVISQIHGVLFIIYLIFAFDLGQKARWPFGRLLWVLVSGTIPTAAFFVERKVAQDVEPLIEAPETEPARA
- a CDS encoding alpha/beta hydrolase; translation: MTRRHLVPLPTAAPWRGPRRGATTVAAALLVAACAAPALAVPPPPRPTAPVPAPAPLATAAPLATSPATTDAGAGAHARYGRGTLRSVTPLARLSRDEVAHAVGEHGVDVSSVRHGIATHRIEYATITPTGEPTTASALLTLPDGGGHALSTVAELHGTVAHREDAPSVGDNVTRLGAYLYAAGGRATVAPDYLGLGTSPGTHPYMDTASSVSASLDALRAARTATARLGRALTGEVHVTGFSQGGQVAMGLGRALAHGADRHLRLRSLTPVSGPYDIAGQELPAIFDGRVDDGSAVFYLAYFLTAQNRLHPLYDDPREVFRQPYADRMETLFDGEHSDEDVARGLPATVDALLTEEWKARLQHPTGTLAEVIEGIDGTCAWRPRVPVRLHTAAGDRDVPTGNTTSCASELRRRGAHPEVVRHGDVDHLRGYLGALSDNARWLAHHG
- a CDS encoding MarR family transcriptional regulator, which gives rise to MAKPLSLAFDPIARADELWQERWGSTPSMAAITSIMRAQQILLGQVDAVVKPYGLTFARYEALVLLTFSQAGELPMSKIGERLMVHPTSVTNTVDRLVRSGLVAKRPNPNDGRGTLASITDKGREVVEAATKDLMDMEFGLGAYDARQCAEIFALLRPLRVASGDFAAEAAGPVTTGTTAAGAGPDSAPATGPQTAHDAAASTPR
- a CDS encoding methylmalonyl-CoA mutase family protein, encoding MDAEGIEEGRRRWQARFDAARKRDADFTTLSGDPVEPVYGPAPGDTVEGFDRIGWPGEFPFTRGLHPTGYRGRTWTIRQFAGFGNAEQTNERYKMILDAGGGGLSVAFDMPTLMGRDSDDERSLGEVGHCGVAIDSAADMEILFKDIPLGDVTTSMTISGPAVPVFCMYLVAAERQGVDPRVLNGTLQTDIFKEYIAQKEWLFPPQPHLRLIGDLMEHCAQHIPAYKPLSVSGYHIREAGATAAQELAYTLADGFGYVELGLSRGLDVNTFAPGLSFFFDAHLDFFEEIAKFRAARRIWARWMRDVYGATSEKAQWLRFHTQTAGVSLTAQQPYNNVVRTAVEALSAVLGGTNSLHTNALDETLALPSEQAAEIALRTQQVLMEETGVANVADPLGGSWYVEALTDRIEADAEKIFEQIKERGRRAVPDGQHPIGPITSGILRGIEDGWFTGEIAESAFQYQQSLEKGEKRVVGVNCHHGSVTGDLEILRVSHEVEREQVRVLGGRKAERDEAVVSASLDAMLAAARDGSNMIEPMLAAVRAEATLGEICGVLREEWGGWTEPVGF
- a CDS encoding alpha/beta fold hydrolase; translated protein: MTSRSSRTPSRGGIGLTAVATAVLAAVCAAPALAAPSAATTDRPETTRAGQPHGDRARGTLLSVTPLQQVTREEVARVVKANGTDASTVRYGVSTYRLTYATITPTGEPTTASALFALPDGGGKRLSTVAEHHGTMAFRGGAPSTGDDFSTLAAWLYSAGGRATVAPDYLGLGTGPGTHPYVDTASSVSASVDALRAARQAAAQHGRTLTRDVHVTGFSQGGQVAMAVGRELSRGVDRHLRVRSLAPVAGPYDIAGQELPAIFDGRIDDGSAVYYLSYFLTAQNRLHHLYDDPREVYREPYASTVETLFDNDHTEEEIAKGLAPDIKALLTDEWAERLKHPTGKLAEVIERNDGVCDWAPTAPVRLHTSTGDRDVPIGNTTSCVRSLAEHGVRAKVTDHGDRDHGDTYLRAIGQNANWYARLG
- a CDS encoding tetratricopeptide repeat protein, translated to MQPRNLPMGVVDLAAVKAAGEAKQKAEQARAQRSAQGGAAPGSVRLVIDVDEAGFQQEVLQRSTEVPVVIDFWADWCGPCKQLSPILERLTQEYAGRFVLAKIDVEANQALFQQFGVQSIPAVFAVVAGQPVPLFQGAAPEAQIRQVLDQLIQAAEQQFGIVGAPVDPDAIADLPEAAEQPPGPHDAALSAAHQALDAGDLGGAERAYQNVLADDPGNAEARLGLAQAQLLGRVQGLDAQQVRKDAADRPTDVDAQLAAADLDLVGGHVEDAFGRLVDLVKRTVGDDRERARLRLLELFEVIGADDPRVVTARGALARVLF